Below is a genomic region from Vibrio pomeroyi.
TGAGTTGTCGCCCTTACCCAATCAAATGGAAGGTTCCACAACACAGATTGGTTCTTGGTCATGTTGAGGGTTTTGTCTTTCTTTAGATCCAACGCAGACCATTGTGATACCTGCCCATGGGCATCAACTTCTGTTGGATACTCAAGCCAAAATTGACCACCAGAGGCGAATTGAGAGAACTTTAGTGTCAGCCTATCGAACTGCTCTGCGTGATACACATAAAGCGCACCGCCTTGTTCGAAGTTCTCAAACACATCCGCATCCCAAGGCGGTTGTTGATAGAGCCAAAAACCCGCGTGGTCTTCACTTGCGGTATAACCGACGATCATAGGTTTTCGATTAAGAAGGGTATTTTCACCGTGGCTTTTGTCGACTTCAGCAATCACCGTGTCTTCAGAGAAATGCAGAAAGAAGTCTTCATAATTGGCACCGTTTAGCGCTGCGTTATTGCGAAGATCATTTTCTAACCAGCCAGAGTTTATCTCCAACTTTTGGTTGTACATGTAACCAATCGCTGTAATTCGCTCATTGGCGGCTTTGTCTGCATAAGAGCCAAACACGATATCATTGTTTGTGATTTCCCAATCAATGACATCAGTTGCCGACATTGGCGAATCGCTTAAGTCGACACCTTGCTGGTGCGATCCGGGCAATACAATCGCTTTACCGGCAGCAAAAGCGTTACTAGCGGTTAGGCAGAATGGAATGAGTGCTAGTAACCATAAAATGTAGGGGTTCATCATTCAGTTTTCCTAATCGATACTGTCGTTACTCAAAAATACGAGACGAAAAGTCAGCCAACTTACGTGTCAATTTAGGAATCAAAATACGAAAAAAGTATCGGTTAGAAACATGTATTGATCAAGCCCCCCATCGGCTCAGTATCTCTTGCCTCGAAAAATACCTCCTAATACATACGTAAAGTCAGCACGTTAGAACGAAAGCTAAAAACTTGTAATCTTAATTTTGCTGACAAGCTAAGTATTCCAGAGTCACGATTCTCTGCTTCACTTTTTCTCATTATGAGAATTAAATCGAACGAACAGTGAACGCACGATGGCTAAAAAGGCAATTCAGTTTGGGAGAAGTTAATCTTATTGATCGAAGGAAAATGGAAAGCGGGAATTGGATTTACTGCATCTAATCTCAGTTTCAATGCCACTCTATTGAAACTCAATTGGGATAGGTTAGTCTCTGAAGCTATATAAGATTAATGGCAATAAAGAGTGGTAAATAAAGCAATGTACGTTGACTATCATAAGCGGCTAATTCCCGTTGTCCGTTATCTAGAGAAGCACTTTAACGAGCCGCTCAACCTAATCGAAGTCGCGGCATTAGCCAACTTTTCACCCTACCACTTTCATCGCACTTTTAAGGCCGTTCAAGGCGAGACCCTTGCTGATTTCATTCGGCGATTGAGGCTAGAAGCGGCAGCGAATGATCTCTTCAAATCCAAGCAACCCATTATTAATATCGCATTGGACTATGGGTTCTCGTCTTCTCAAAGTTTTGCCAAAGCATTCAAACAACACTTTGGTGTCACACCAAGTGCCTTCCGTGATTGTGAAGATTACCAAGCGTTCAGCGAGCTCACTCGAAATAGCAAGATAGGACACACGTTGCGCAAGAATGGAAACGATGCAGTGGCAAGCAATTCATATACTGACTCCGAACGAACAACATGGAGTATGACAATGAAAACGCAACAATTCGAACCATCAAAACTAGCGTATGTACGAGTGACTGGCCCTTACGGACAAGGTTATGAAGAGCCAAGCGGTCGTCTTTACCAATGGGCCGAAATGAAAGGGTTAGCAGGTAACAGCTGCATCTTTATCTATCATGACAATCCAGAAATCACTCCAAACGATAAATGTCGTACTGACATCTGCTTGATGGTGTCAGACGACACTGAAGTACCAAGTGGGATCGAATTGAAAGATTTTCCCGGCGGACAATATGCCGTAATGCGCCAAACCATCACCGAGTCAAGCCAATATGCTAAAGCGTGGGATGACCTAATGAGTAAGGTTATAGAGTCCGGCCTAGAAACCGAAGACCGACCTTGCTTTGAGCTTTACCACAGCTACGATCCGCAAACTCAACACTCAGACGTTAGCTTCTGTGCTGCAATCAAGTAACTACTGAAAGCCTACCTCGTGTAGGCTTTCGTCTCTTCAGTTCGCTTTCCAACTAGCGCTGTGATAAAGCTCCTTAAAGCCTTTTATTCCACTTCCCTTCGTGGTCACGGTCGCAATTTTCTTGTGTATCGTAGCTGATGTGTTTATCAACATTCTTCAATGCAATACCTACCTGACTGAACGCCATTTGGATGGTCATTGAGACTTGCTGTTGGCCCTCTCCTTCTAAAAAATTCGTCCGGTCTTGATTGGTATCGAACACACAGACGATTTTTAAGCTTTGTGGAAAAGAAGAAAAATTGACCGTATGAGTCACCCAAAGAAAACCATCGTAGCCTTTCAACGTATCTTCACACACGTCAGTTAGCACGTCTCTGATCTGATTTTCGATCTTCTTATCTGATTTACGCATGCAGAAAACTTCCTATTTAACACCTTAAAAAATAAGGTTTTTCAGTCAATGTTGTCTTAACCGACATTGGACACTGTGGCCGTTTTAAATGCAAAGTATTTATATCCAAACTAAAGAATTCCACAATGTGGGACTATTGTTTCACAAAGTGGAATGTTGATAGTTATCACATTATCAATACCAAACTCTCGCTATATTTCTCTCATACAACGAGAGGCGGTTTTATGAGCAAATTACAAGGTAATCAAGCATTGGTAAAAGCAATCGCGGTCATCGACTCGATCGCTGAAGGTAATCGACAACTGAAAGATGTGTGTGAATATTTGCAGCTGCCGAAATCTACGGTGCACAGAATTATCCAAGGCCTTATTGAAGCTCGCTATATCCGAGAAGTGAAAGGGATTGGTCTAGTGCTAGGTACTAAAATGATTCAACTTGGTATCCGCGCCCAACAAGACATGCCTCTCAAAGAAATTGCGAAACCCTTTATTCGCGAACTTGCTGCTCAAACTAAAGATACCGTCCATCTAGGCATCAAAGATGAGGATCAAATCTTCTACCTAGATAAAATCCCGGGAGAGCGTGCAATTCAACTGCGATCTCAAGTGGGAGACCGACTGCCAATGTCTGCAACAGGGATTGGAAAAGCGTTAATGATTGATATGCCAAAGATGGAATGGATTCGACTTATTTCATCGCAAACTAATCATGACGTCGAGTCGATGCTAAAAAGAATGAATGAATATTCTAAGCATGACTATAGCTATGACTTAGAAGATAACGAAGACCTTGTACGTTGCGTTGCTGTACCAATAAGAAATAAATATAACAATATTATTGCGGCTATATCAGTAACCAGCATTAAAGAATACATGTCTGACGAAAGAATGACGGAGTTAATTCCTGTTATTACTGAATATTGTCAGAAAATATCCAAGCAACTTAATTAACCCTACAGGTGTATGTAACGTACACTTTATATAAATAATAAATTAATCAGGTACGACTATGTCTAGAACCGGAAAAATTCTAGCCATTGGTGGGGTGTTTGTCGCCTCAATCATTGGTGCAGCTATTGCTACAAATTCTCAAGGAAATAACCAATCGAGTATTGCAGCAGGTGAATCTCAAGTTCAAACATTACGTTTCAGCATGAGCTCTAATAACAAACACCCTATCTATGATGGTGCTGCTAAGTTTAAAGAAATTGTTGAGAAATTTACTGAACTGAAGGTGGATATATACCCTTCAGCGCAATTAGGTGATGACCGTGCGGCGATTGAAATGCTGCAATTAGGAACACTTGACGTATCTATTCCATCGACGGGTCCACTGGCTAACTTCTACCCTGAATACAATGTGTTCGACCTTCCCTTTATGATCACCAGTGAAGATGTCGCAGATAAAGTGCTACGCAGCGAATTTGGTGACGACATGCTGAAAAGACTGGAGTCAAAAGGCTTAGTCGGCCTGGATTTCTGGGAAAATGGCTTCCGTCATGTCACTAATTCACGTCGTGCTGTGAAATCGATTGAAGATGTGAAAGGCCTAAAGATCCGTACTATGGAGAGCCCACTTCACCTAGACGCATGGAAAGCGATGGGCGCAACCCCAACGCCGATGGCTTTCAACGAATTGTTCACAGCGTTACAGCAAGGCACAGTTGATGGGCAAGAAAACCCATATCCGAATATCGCACTAAACAACTTGTTCGAAGTACAAGAAACCTTATCAAACACAGGCCATGTATACACACCATTGGCTTTAATTGTTAGCCAAGCGACATGGAACAAACTAAGCCGTCACGATCAAAGGGTTCTGCGCCAAGCCGCTATTGATGCTGGCGACTACGAGCGTCAAGTTAACCGTCGAGTCAATCTTGAAAGCTTGGATGTTATTAAACAAAACATGGAAGTCGTAACGCTAACACCTGAAGCACTGGTTGGCTTCCAAGAAGCGACTAAGCCCGTTATTGAGAAATACACACCAATCATTGGCAAAGATGTTGTCTCCGCTTTCCAAGAACAAATTAAAAAAGCTGAAAACGAATTAGCTGCTCAGTAACTTAAGCCATCACTTAACATTTAGACCATTACATTATTAATACTGACTATTTTAATGATTAACCCTCAATAACTATCATTAATAAATAATAAACAAGTAATAGGTCTAATTAATAAGTGAACAAGGAACCTTATTATGTTGAATTGGTTAGATAAGTATTTTGAAAATACGATAGCCGTAATACTGCTCGTTATTATGACAGCGGCAATATTCTTACAAGTAGTATCCAGAACATTCGATTATTCAATTGCTTGGACTGAAGAGTTAGCTCGCTATTGTTTCATTTGGTTAGTTTATATCGGTATCAGCTTTGCTGTCGCGAAAAAGAGCCACATAAAAATAGAAGCCATAGCAATGTTAATTGATGAGAAGGAAAAAAAGTACCTAAGCCTATTTTCGGACTTCGTCTTCTTAGCATTCTCTGTTGTTATTTTATTTAAATCAACGCAAATGGTGGCGAACCTATATTACCTAGGTCAAACATCACCAGCACTTGGGTTGCCAATGTGGATCGTTTATCTAGCTGGCCCAGTAGGCTTTGCACTGACATCAATCAGGTTGATTCAACAGATGGTATCCACCACTGATGACATCAAAACAGCGAAATAGGAGGTAATCATGTCAGTATTTATTTTGTTTGCGACTTTCGCACTACTCGTTATTGCCTCTGTGCCCATTGCTATCTCATTGGGTATGGCAACGCTACTCACCATTATTTCAACCGGCACCTTAAGCGTTGATTTTCTTGTGAGTACCTTAATCACCTCTGTCGATTCTTTCCCAATTATGGCAGTACCATTTTTCATCTTAGCGGGTGACATCATGGGCAGCGGCGGTATCTCGCAACGTTTGGTGAACTTTGCTAACTCATTAGTGAAAAACATCACGGGTGGCTTCGCGATTGCTTCAATCATTACATGTATGTTCTTCGCTGCTATCTCGGGCTCTGGCCCAGCTACGGTAGCAGCGGTTGGCGGCATCATGATTCCAGCGATGATCAAGTACGGCTACGACAAGGGCTTTGCAACCGCGGTTGTCACAGCAGCTGGTGCGATTGGTGTCATGATTCCACCAAGTATCCCAATGGTGATGTACGGCGTATCTGCAGGCGTATCAATTGGCGACTTATTCATTGCAGGCATCATCCCAGGCATCTTGGTATCGCTTTGTTTGATGGCTTGGGCATACATCTACTCTAAGAAAAAAGGCTACAAAGGATCAGACGAACCATTTAGCTGGAAAGAGGTGTGGGCTCAATTTAAACACGCTCAACTCGCACTTCTTATCCCAGTAATCATTCTTGGTGGTATCTACGGCGGTATTTTCACCCCAACAGAAGCAAGTGTAGTAGCGGTGGTTTATGGCCTTATTGTGAGCTTATTCGCCTACAAAGAAATTACCTTTAAAGACTTACCAAAAATCTTCACTAAATCGGTGATTACTTCCGTGATTGTGTTGTTGATTGTGGGTACCGCGACTGCCTTTGGTAAGTACTTAGCACTTGAGCAAATTCCAACACAAATTGCTAACGCGATGCTTGAGTTCTCTGATAGCAAGGTGATCTTTATTATCTTGATGGTAGCACTACTGCTCGTTGTCGGCTGCTTCATGGAGACCGTTGCGGCAATCATTATTCTGACGCCAATCTTGGTTCCAGTGGCCATGCTATTCGGTTTCAACCCAGTACACATCGGCATCATCATGGTGGTGACATTGGCTATCGGGTTTATCACTCCTCCTCTGGGTCTAAACTTATTTGTTGGCTCGAGCGTTTCAGGGGTCTCTGTAGAGAAACTTTCTAAAGCCATTATCCCGTTCTTCTTAGCCATGATGTTAGCGTTAACGCTGATTGTATTTATTCCTCAGATATCTCTGATTCTGATTTAAGTAAGGTATTTATTGTGAAAATTATTGATGTCATTCCACACGCAATCTCAGTTCCACTAGAGACGCCATTTTACTTCGCACAAGGCTGGGTTCATAACCGTAGCTCAATGATCATCGAAATCGTTACTGATGAAGGGGTTGTTGGTTTTGGTGAAGCTCTATGTCACGGCCTACAGAGCCCACACATTGCGGCGGCATTTATTGAACATACCTTTAAGCCACTACTGCTCGGACGTAGCCCGTTCGACGTGGAAGTGCTTTGGGAAGAGATGTACAACGTGACTCGCCCATACGGTCAAGGTGGTTCTGCGGTGAACGCGATCAGCGGTGTTGATATTGCACTGTGGGATGTCATTGGGAAGGCTCTCAATAAACCAATTCACTCACTGATCGGCGGTGCTTTCCGCAAGGAAGTCACCCCTTACGCAACTGGCTTCTATCGTGTCGCAGACGCGAAATATCCAGAAGCAGCTATTGAGGAAGCACATCGCTATGTCGATAGTGGCTTTGAAGCGTTCAAACTCAAAATTGGATTTGGCGCAGATGAAGACATCACATTCATTCGTTCGATTCGTGAAGCAGTTGGTAATGATGTGAAGATCATGGCTGATGCTAATGGGGCGTACAACGCCGCTGCTGCACGTCGCATCATCAAAGAAACAGAAGAGTTCAACCTGTACTTCTTAGAGGAGCTGTTAGCTCCAGAAGACATTGCTGGCTATCAAGAAATCAAGAACCTTTCTACGACTTATATCGCCGCAGGTGAGCAACTGTTCGGAAAAATGGGCTACCGCCCTTGGCTTGAACAGAGAGCGTTAGACGTGATTCAACCTGATCTATGTTCTTCAGGTGGTATCACGGAATGTAAGAAGATTGCAGCAATGGCACAAGCAAACCACACCATGATGATTCCACACGTGTGGGGTTCTGGTATTGGTATTGCGGCCTCTTTGCAGTTTATTGCTTCACTTCCAAGTTCACCACTCTCACTCAACCCTATCGAACCAATGCTTGAGTTTGACCAATCTTCACATCCATTCCGCAAAGATCTCATTTGCGATGGCATTAAGATGGAAAACGGCAAGGTACAAATCTCTACCAAACCGGGCATCGGTGTCGATGTGAATACCGACATCATCAAGCAATACAAGGTTAACTAAAGAGGTAAGGTTAACTAAATAAACATAGTTAGCTAGACCCGAAACGTTAACGGTTCGACAAAGTAAACCGATAAAAATGTACATCAACTAAACCTAAAACTGCGCGTCTTAGGGCGCGTCTGTGGGCTGTAATTATGAATCAAAAAAACAAAATCAGTTGGCTAATTCTGGATTGGGGAACGACAAACTTTCGTGCCTTTGCCATGGATGAACAAGGACAGGTCGTTGATAAAACAGAACGCAAAATGGGACTGCTTCAGGTTGAAGATGGTGCCTTTGCAACCGAGCTTGAATCATTACTGAGTGAGTGGCTCGGCGAATACCAACACTTTCCAATTTATATGGCAGGTATGGTTGGTTCTGCACAAGGTTGGGTCAACGTCCCTTATGTTTCCACGCCAACCGATGTGGAGTCCTTAGCTCAAAACACCCATCAATTCGACCTCCCTTGGGGGGCAACAGCCACCATCATTCCGGGTGTCAGCCATTGTGATGAGCATGGCCACTACGACGTCATGCGTGGTGAAGAGGTTCAGTTGTTTGGACTTCTTGAGTTAGCAGACAAACCGACACTCGAAGCTGCCTTTCCGGGCACTCACAGCAAGCACGCAAATATTGAAGCGGGTAAGTTAGTCTCATTTTCAACCTACATGACTGGCGAACTTTTTTCTGCACTGTCGACACACACAATCCTAGGGCGTGGCTTACCTAAACAAGTCAGCTCTAACGCTGCTTTTGTAAAAGGGGTAGAGGAAAGCTCGAACCCGTCAATCACTAATCAGCTCTTCAAAGCCAGATCGCATCGTCTATTCGGCAATCTAGAAGAGAGTGAAGTGTTTGATTACTTATCAGGGCTGTTAATCGGCAACGAAGTACGAGAACTGCATCAAGAAAGCATCTACTTGGTGGGCGGAAAAGCCCTATCAGAACGCTATGACCAAGCATGTCGTCAGC
It encodes:
- a CDS encoding IclR family transcriptional regulator, translated to MSKLQGNQALVKAIAVIDSIAEGNRQLKDVCEYLQLPKSTVHRIIQGLIEARYIREVKGIGLVLGTKMIQLGIRAQQDMPLKEIAKPFIRELAAQTKDTVHLGIKDEDQIFYLDKIPGERAIQLRSQVGDRLPMSATGIGKALMIDMPKMEWIRLISSQTNHDVESMLKRMNEYSKHDYSYDLEDNEDLVRCVAVPIRNKYNNIIAAISVTSIKEYMSDERMTELIPVITEYCQKISKQLN
- a CDS encoding Fis family transcriptional regulator; translation: MRKSDKKIENQIRDVLTDVCEDTLKGYDGFLWVTHTVNFSSFPQSLKIVCVFDTNQDRTNFLEGEGQQQVSMTIQMAFSQVGIALKNVDKHISYDTQENCDRDHEGKWNKRL
- a CDS encoding mandelate racemase/muconate lactonizing enzyme family protein, which encodes MKIIDVIPHAISVPLETPFYFAQGWVHNRSSMIIEIVTDEGVVGFGEALCHGLQSPHIAAAFIEHTFKPLLLGRSPFDVEVLWEEMYNVTRPYGQGGSAVNAISGVDIALWDVIGKALNKPIHSLIGGAFRKEVTPYATGFYRVADAKYPEAAIEEAHRYVDSGFEAFKLKIGFGADEDITFIRSIREAVGNDVKIMADANGAYNAAAARRIIKETEEFNLYFLEELLAPEDIAGYQEIKNLSTTYIAAGEQLFGKMGYRPWLEQRALDVIQPDLCSSGGITECKKIAAMAQANHTMMIPHVWGSGIGIAASLQFIASLPSSPLSLNPIEPMLEFDQSSHPFRKDLICDGIKMENGKVQISTKPGIGVDVNTDIIKQYKVN
- a CDS encoding 2-dehydro-3-deoxygalactonokinase, which produces MNQKNKISWLILDWGTTNFRAFAMDEQGQVVDKTERKMGLLQVEDGAFATELESLLSEWLGEYQHFPIYMAGMVGSAQGWVNVPYVSTPTDVESLAQNTHQFDLPWGATATIIPGVSHCDEHGHYDVMRGEEVQLFGLLELADKPTLEAAFPGTHSKHANIEAGKLVSFSTYMTGELFSALSTHTILGRGLPKQVSSNAAFVKGVEESSNPSITNQLFKARSHRLFGNLEESEVFDYLSGLLIGNEVRELHQESIYLVGGKALSERYDQACRQLKKTTEYVNGDDTFIAGMLKIKEAMNNDK
- a CDS encoding TRAP transporter large permease; this encodes MSVFILFATFALLVIASVPIAISLGMATLLTIISTGTLSVDFLVSTLITSVDSFPIMAVPFFILAGDIMGSGGISQRLVNFANSLVKNITGGFAIASIITCMFFAAISGSGPATVAAVGGIMIPAMIKYGYDKGFATAVVTAAGAIGVMIPPSIPMVMYGVSAGVSIGDLFIAGIIPGILVSLCLMAWAYIYSKKKGYKGSDEPFSWKEVWAQFKHAQLALLIPVIILGGIYGGIFTPTEASVVAVVYGLIVSLFAYKEITFKDLPKIFTKSVITSVIVLLIVGTATAFGKYLALEQIPTQIANAMLEFSDSKVIFIILMVALLLVVGCFMETVAAIIILTPILVPVAMLFGFNPVHIGIIMVVTLAIGFITPPLGLNLFVGSSVSGVSVEKLSKAIIPFFLAMMLALTLIVFIPQISLILI
- a CDS encoding TRAP transporter small permease, yielding MLNWLDKYFENTIAVILLVIMTAAIFLQVVSRTFDYSIAWTEELARYCFIWLVYIGISFAVAKKSHIKIEAIAMLIDEKEKKYLSLFSDFVFLAFSVVILFKSTQMVANLYYLGQTSPALGLPMWIVYLAGPVGFALTSIRLIQQMVSTTDDIKTAK
- a CDS encoding AraC family transcriptional regulator, producing the protein MYVDYHKRLIPVVRYLEKHFNEPLNLIEVAALANFSPYHFHRTFKAVQGETLADFIRRLRLEAAANDLFKSKQPIINIALDYGFSSSQSFAKAFKQHFGVTPSAFRDCEDYQAFSELTRNSKIGHTLRKNGNDAVASNSYTDSERTTWSMTMKTQQFEPSKLAYVRVTGPYGQGYEEPSGRLYQWAEMKGLAGNSCIFIYHDNPEITPNDKCRTDICLMVSDDTEVPSGIELKDFPGGQYAVMRQTITESSQYAKAWDDLMSKVIESGLETEDRPCFELYHSYDPQTQHSDVSFCAAIK
- a CDS encoding TRAP transporter substrate-binding protein, with the translated sequence MSRTGKILAIGGVFVASIIGAAIATNSQGNNQSSIAAGESQVQTLRFSMSSNNKHPIYDGAAKFKEIVEKFTELKVDIYPSAQLGDDRAAIEMLQLGTLDVSIPSTGPLANFYPEYNVFDLPFMITSEDVADKVLRSEFGDDMLKRLESKGLVGLDFWENGFRHVTNSRRAVKSIEDVKGLKIRTMESPLHLDAWKAMGATPTPMAFNELFTALQQGTVDGQENPYPNIALNNLFEVQETLSNTGHVYTPLALIVSQATWNKLSRHDQRVLRQAAIDAGDYERQVNRRVNLESLDVIKQNMEVVTLTPEALVGFQEATKPVIEKYTPIIGKDVVSAFQEQIKKAENELAAQ